A single region of the Leishmania donovani BPK282A1 complete genome, chromosome 19 genome encodes:
- a CDS encoding histone H2B, whose product MASSRKASNPHKSHRKPKRTWNVYVGRSLKAINAQMSMSHRTMKIVNSYVNDVMERICTEAASIVRANKKRTLGAREVQTAVRIVLPAELAKHAMAEGTKAVSSASR is encoded by the coding sequence ATGGCTTCTTCCCGCAAGGCTTCCAACCCGCACAAGTCGCACCGCAAGCCTAAGCGCACGTGGAACGTGTACGTGGGCCGCTCGCTGAAGGCGATCAACGCCCAGATGTCGATGTCGCACCGCACGATGAAGATCGTGAACTCGTACGTGAACGACGTGATGGAGCGCATCTGCACTGAGGCCGCGTCGATTGTTCGCGCGAACAAGAAGCGCACGCTGGGTGCGCGCGAGgtgcagacggcggtgcgcattgtgctgccggcggagctCGCGAAGCACGCCATGGCTGAGGGCACGAAGGCCGTGTCGAGCGCGTCCCGCTAA
- a CDS encoding aminopeptidase, putative, translating to MPKNTDQEEWEDYGDEEVQDEEEEDTTINNSDVVVRYKKAATWCNETLRVLIDATKPGAKVCDLCRLGDDTITAKVKTMFKGTEKGIAFPTCISVNNCVCHNSPGVSDEATQQEIAMGDVVHYDLGIHVDGYCAVVAHTIQVTEDNELGKDEKAARVITATYNILNTALRQMRPGATIYQVTDVVEKAAEHYKVTPVDGVLSHMMKRYIIDGYRCIPQRRVAEHMVHDYDLEKAQVWTLDIVMTSGKGKLKERDARPCVFKVALDSNYSVKMESAKEVQKEIDSKYATFPFAIRNLEAKKARLGLNEMAKHGAVIPYPILFEKEGEVVAHFKITVLISNKKIEPITGLKPQKAPALEPYTDEMLLATNKLSLSLEKKAAK from the coding sequence atGCCAAAGAACACCGACCAGGAGGAGTGGGAGGATtacggcgacgaggaggtgcaggatgaggaggaggaggacaccACCATCAACAACTCCGACGTGGTGGTGCGCTACAAGAAGGCCGCCACGTGGTGCAATGAAACGTTGCGCGTGCTTATCGATGCCACAAAACCTGGCGCCAAGGTGTGCGACTTGTGCCGCCTCGGTGATgacaccatcaccgccaagGTCAAGACGATGTTCAAAGGCACGGAAAAAGGCATCGCCTTCCCCACCTGCATCTCGGTCAACAACTGCGTATGCCACAACAGCCCTGGAGTGTCAGACGAGGCGACGCAGCAAGAGATTGCGATGGGTGACGTCGTGCACTACGACCTGGGCATCCACGTGGACGGCTactgcgccgtcgtcgcgcacACCATTCAGGTGACAGAGGACAACGAGCTCGGCAAGgacgagaaggcggcgcgggTCATTACAGCGACGTACAACATCCTGAacacggcgctgcgccagatGCGTCCCGGTGCGACCATCTACCAGGTGACAGACGTAGTTGAGAAGGCTGCGGAGCACTACAAGGTGACTCCGGTGGACGGCGTCCTTTCGCACATGATGAAGCGCTACATCATAGACGGATACCGTTGTATCCCGCAGCGCAGGGTCGCGGAGCACATGGTGCACGACTACGATCTCGAGAAGGCGCAGGTTTGGACGCTAGACATTGTTATGACCTCCGGCAAGGGCAAGCTTAAGGAGCGCGATGCGCGGCCGTGCGTGTTCAAGGTGGCTCTGGACTCCAACTACTCTGTGAAGATGGAAAGCGCGAAGGAGGTTCAGAAGGAAATCGACTCCAAGTATGCTACCTTCCCGTTTGCCATCCGCAACCTGGAGGCCAAGAAGGCCCGCCTCGGTCTCAACGAGATGGCGAAGCACGGCGCTGTCATCCCGTACCCTATTCTCTtcgaaaaagaaggcgaggtCGTCGCCCATTTCAAGATTACGGTGCTCATCAGCAACAAGAAGATTGAGCCGATCACCGGCCTGAAGCCGCAGAAGGCCCCGGCGCTCGAGCCGTACACGGACGAGATGCTGCTTGCGACGAACAAGCTCTCGCTGTCGCTagagaagaaggcggcaaAGTAG
- a CDS encoding fibrillarin, putative, protein MRGGRGGFGGRGGGGRGGGGRGGGGRGGGRGGGRGSGRGGGRGSGRGGGRGGRGGAGTPKGNIFHPHARFNGCYLLAGKDTLSTRSLVPGVSVYSEKRVNGTVAGESESHEFRVWNPYRSKLASAIYAGVASIYMEPGSAVLYLGAASGTTVSHVSDLVGPEGVVYAVEFSHRSGRDLEEMTKRRSNIVPILEDARYPQKYRMLIPRLVDCIFMDVAQPDQARILALNAQHFLKANGGFVISIKANCIDSTADPAAVFASEVQKLKDSGLRPKEQVSLEPFERDHCVVTGYYKNVPQAT, encoded by the coding sequence ATGCGCGGCGGGCGCGGTGGCTTCGGTggacgcggtggtggcggtcgcggtggtggcggtcgcggtggtggtggccgtggcggcggccgtggcggtggaCGTGGTAGCggtcgcggtggcggccgtggtagtggccgcggcggtgggcgtGGCGGTCGTGGAGGTGCGGGTACGCCGAAGGGCAACATCTTCCACCCGCATGCCCGCTTCAACGGCTGCTACCTCTTGGCAGGCAAGGACACTCTCTCCACGCGGTCGCTGGTCCCTGGCGTGTCGGTGTACAGCGAGAAGCGTGTGAACGGCACGGTGGCCGGCGAGTCTGAGTCACACGAGTTCCGCGTATGGAACCCGTACCGCTCCAAGCTAGCGTCCGCGATCTACGCTGGTGTAGCGAGCATATACATGGAGCCTGGCTCTGCCGTGCTGTACCTCGGCGCAGCCAGCGGCACCACTGTTAGCCACGTCTCGGACCTTGTCGGACCGGAGGGCGTCGTGTACGCGGTAGAGTTctcgcaccgcagcggccgtgACCTGGAAGAGATGACgaagcgccgcagcaacaTCGTCCCCATCCTGGAGGATGCCCGCTACCCGCAGAAGTACCGCATGCTCATTCCCCGCCTGGTGGACTGCATCTTCATGGACGTCGCCCAGCCGGATCAGGCGCGCATTCTAGCCCTCAACGCCCAGCACTTCTTGAAGGCGAACGGTGGCTTTGTGATTTCGATCAAGGCGAACTGCATCGATTCCACGGCGGATCCGGCAGCGGTGTTTGCGTCCGAGGTTCAGAAGCTGAAGGATTCCGGCCTCCGCCCAAAGGAGCAGGTCTCACTAGAGCCCTTCGAGCGCGACCACTGCGTCGTCACGGGCTACTACAAGAACGTTCCACAGGCGACGTGA
- a CDS encoding protein kinase, putative, which yields MQPSSDNGASTGANVVVEGKYTIQDANIVGRGAYSVVKVCTPIHPYVPPGSRPGMKYVVKIIEKEYLISLAKGDVDMAMAEIKREIDVLRHIPSHENVVTFLEYVETEKQFLLFFEKVQCGDLCELILQSSSGKLTEEKSKLYTYQIIKAVLHCHLHDIIHRDIKPENLLVSEDDNIKLTDFGLAKRSRGVCTGDSPRDPLDVTALMMPYPGCERLLGKRVVCSDVIGTPRYGAPEMFYAKFTQTHYDGFNADTWSIGVVTYITLSGSFPYSPGSNASEKEVFRTIMSTPLPKPSGISPLAWEFVQSMLNKDPSKRTPLYAALNHPWLADVVVQRGSVVAAQLRASVISADVESAAARFDEEARRLRICMAKLQSEVAALREERDRVREVQQPALQETHTQARRAQTPSGLSRPRSTRYPASTIRVSSPARVTNHRRTGSRDSSSAGSVPRRASAPRGRSPLARSAGGAAVRRGTPARAGGTTPARSATPSRTTGARSGSAARAMISTRGATPTRSATPGRSAHDRSRTPHRSAISGTSNGTTSGVSHSTNAVNPANELHLGDQVTYKGCRAIVRFNGSTAFGAGIWIGLEMLEGNEGTNDGSSFIDKKQYFTCPKGKGVFVRASQVKKLG from the coding sequence aTGCAGCCGAGTAGCGACAACGGGGCGAGCACCGGCGCCAACGTCGTGGTGGAGGGCAAGTACACGATTCAGGATGCGAACATCGTAGGCCGTGGCGCGTACAGTGTGGTAAAGGTATGCACACCGATTCACCCTTACGTCCCACCAGGGTCGAGGCCTGGAATGAAGTACGTGGTGAAGATTATCGAAAAGGAGTATCTCATCTCGCTTGCCAAGGGCGACGTCGATATGGCCATGGCGGAGATCAAGCGAGAGATCGacgtgctgcggcacatTCCATCGCACGAGAACGTGGTCACGTTTCTCGAGTACGTAGAGACGGAGAAGCAGTTTCTGCTCTTCTTCGAGAAGGTTCAATGCGGCGACCTGTGTGAACTCATTCTGCAGTCCTCCAGCGGCAAGCTGACGGAGGAGAAATCAAAGCTGTACACGTACCAGATCAtcaaggcggtgctgcattGCCATCTGCACGACATCATCCACCGCGACATCAAGCCCGAGAACTTGCTGGTGAGCGAGGACGACAACATTAAACTGACGGATTTCGGTCTAGCAAAGCGCTCGCGCGGGGTGTGCACCGGCGACTCCCCGAGGGACCCGCTTGACGTGACGGCGTTGATGATGCCGTACCCCGGCTGCGAGCGTCTCTTGGGCAAGCGGGTTGTTTGCTCGGATGTCATCGGCACGCCCCGCTACGGCGCCCCGGAGATGTTCTACGCTAAGTTCACGCAGACCCACTACGACGGCTTCAACGCCGACACGTGGTCCATCGGCGTCGTCACGTATATTACGCTCTCCGGTAGCTTCCCCTACTCGCCGGGGTCGAACGCGTCAGAGAAGGAGGTGTTTCGCACGATCATGTCCACCCCGTTGCCGAAGCCGTCCGGCATCTCGCCGCTGGCTTGGGAGTTTGTGCAGTCGATGCTGAACAAGGACCCGAGTAAGCGCACCCCCCTGTATGCCGCGCTCAATCATCCGTGGCTGGCTGacgtggtggtgcagcgcggctccgtcgtggcggcgcagctgcgggcgAGCGTCATTTCGGCCGACGTCGagtctgctgccgctcgcttcgacgaggaggcgcgccgcctgcgcatATGCATGGCCAAGCTGCAGAGCGAAGTGGCTGCGCTCAGAGAGGAGCGCGACCGAGTGCGCGAGGTGCAGCAACCCGCCTTACAAGAGACCCACACACAGGCCCGTCgtgcgcagacgccgagTGGGCTTTcgcggccgcgcagcacacgcTATCCTGCGTCGACGATTCGCGTCTCCTCTCCCGCGCGCGTTACTAATCACCGCCGCACAGGCAGCcgtgacagcagcagcgctggatCCGTTCCTCGtcgcgcctctgcgccgcgcggGAGGAGCCCACTTgcgcgcagcgcaggcggcgccgcggtgcgTCGTGGCACCCCTGCAAGagccggcggcaccacccCCGCCCGCAGCGCAACGCCGTCTCGGACCACTGGCGCTCGCTCGGGCTCTGCGGCGCGAGCTATGATTTCCACTCGAGGCGCCACGCCGACACGCTCCGCCACACCGGGCCGCAGCGCCCACGATCGGTCGCGCACTccacaccgcagcgccaTATCTGGCACCTCCAACGGCACCACTTCCGGCGTGTCGCACTCCACCAACGCCGTGAATCCCGCCAATGAACTGCACCTTGGCGACCAGGTCACGTACAAGGGCTGCCGCGCTATTGTGCGGTTCAACGGTTCAACCGCGTTCGGTGCCGGCATCTGGATCGGGCTGGAGATGTTAGAGGGCAACGAGGGCACCAACGACGGCTCCTCGTTCATTGACAAGAAGCAGTACTTTACGTGCCCCAAGGGCAAGggcgtgtttgtgcgcgccTCCCAGGTGAAGAAGCTGGGCTGA
- a CDS encoding QA-SNARE protein putative, producing MPLENGEVLSRCVQQVAKACSDAQSSVKELGTGRDAIARDRLRRIRLLVQQCNSRVEELLSDAEPFLESLRQQYAQQKAVFELINAEATRRERQTFRQTDPASMREGDLDALEPQVTFCEARPLNVSEFHTEEAIQREKLQSAREVESDVMDLKMAYQEFHSLVHQQQESLDRVTNNVTESRSLIERGHDQIQGATRRQRSFRKIGCISGAVVIVIMTIVIIVVTVATR from the coding sequence ATGCCTTTAGAGAATGGAGAAGTCCTTTCACGGTGCGTCCAGCAAGTCGCCAAGGCATGCAGTGATGCGCAAAGCTCCGTGAAAGAGCTGGGGACGGGCCGGGACGCCATTGCCCGTGATCGGCTCCGTCGAATCCGGCTTCTCGTGCAGCAGTGCAACAGTCGCGTAGAGGAATTGCTCAGCGATGCAGAACCTTTTCTCGAGTCGCTGAGGCAGCAGTACGCCCAACAGAAGGCAGTTTTCGAGCTCATCAATGCCGAGGCCACGCGTCGGGAGCGGCAGACGTTCCGGCAGACAGATCCGGCCAGCATGCGGGAAGGCGACCTCGACGCTCTAGAGCCGCAGGTGACATTTTGCGAGGCGCGCCCCCTCAATGTGTCGGAGTTTcacacggaggaggcgattCAGCGTGAGAAGCTACAGAGTGCGCGCGAGGTCGAGTCAGATGTGATGGACCTGAAGATGGCGTACCAGGAGTTCCACTCACTCGTGCATCAGCAACAGGAAAGCCTAGATCGTGTGACGAACAACGTGACGGAGTCCCGCTCTCTTATCGAGCGCGGGCACGATCAGATCCAAGGCGccacgcgccggcagcgatcTTTTCGAAAAATTGGCTGCATTAGCGGCGCTGTAGTCATCGTCATTATGACTATCGTCATAATTGTAGTCACAGTTGCCACCCGATGA
- a CDS encoding protein kinase, putative: MAAISTKELMEVTLGKKLGAGSFGSVFVGVLPSGNFVAVKILELSDDAPSNTEVEIHRKMVHPNIIRYLYSRIDLESTPKKLYVYLEFVTGGSVTSLMKSLPNGCLPYAVVRVYARHMFQGLEYLHSNQVAHRDIKGDNVLISMDTGTAKLADFDQAKIMNTHGTLRKAATATLAGTPYWMAPEVITDEDGYDPFKADIWSAGCTVAEMITGRAPWTPMPNVMHIMNKLALSTGWPDAVPKDAKELGSQDAYDFLDLCFQRDVSKRPPAATLLKHVFLRV, from the coding sequence ATGGCGGCGATTTCAACCAAGGAGCTGATGGAAGTGACGCTAGGCAAGAAgctcggcgctggcagcTTCGGCTCGGTTTTTGTGGGTGTGCTTCCCAGCGGCAACTTCGTTGCGGTGAAGATACTGGAGCTCTCAGATGACGCGCCGTCAAACACGGAGGTGGAGATTCACCGGAAGATGGTGCACCCCAACATCATTCGCTATCTGTACAGCCGCATTGATTTGGAAAGCACGCCAAAGAAGCTCTACGTCTACCTGGAGTTTGTGACTGGTGGCTCGGTGACGTCGCTGATGAAGAGCTTGCCGAATGGCTGCCTGCCCTATGCAGTAGTGCGCGTGTACGCACGGCATATGTTCCAAGGATTGGAGTATCTTCATAGCAACCAGGTTGCCCACCGTGACATCAAGGGCGACAACGTGCTTATTTCCATGGACACAGGCACGGCAAAGCTAGCGGACTTTGATCAGGCAAAAATCATGAACACGCACGGCACCTTGCGCaaagcggcgacggcgacgttgGCGGGCACGCCATACTGGATGGCGCCTGAGGTGATCACAGACGAGGACGGCTACGATCCATTCAAGGCTGATATCTGGTCAGCGGGCTGCACCGTGGCGGAGATGATCACAGGGCGCGCTCCGTGGACCCCGATGCCGAATGTGATGCACATCATGAACAAGCTGGCGCTCTCGACCGGCTGGCCTGATGCGGTGCCGAAGGACGCCAAAGAGCTCGGCTCGCAAGACGCGTACGACTTCTTAGACTTGTGCTTCCAACGAGATGTATCGAAGCGGCCGCCAGCCGCTACTCTCCTTAAGCACGTGTTTCTCCGAGTGTGA